The genomic window GACAACGATACTTCACAACAGCGCTTTTATGAGCTATTCGAAAAACATAATGGGGCATTTTTCCCGTTCGGATTCAAGGACTATCGTTTGCGTCGATTAATTGATCGATTAGACTCTGGCCGAATTTGGCGAAAAGCTAGGAGCATTCCGTTTAAAATTTTCCAATCATTTCTATATCGTTTTGAGCGCTTAACTTTTGTCATCACAATATATTGTGCAATCGTAACACCGATCTGCAAGATGGAAATAGTGCAATCATACTTTGGCTATTACACTCATTGCGTACTTTTAGCCATAATGGCAATAATGCTGGTAATTATGAACATCCTCTTGTCGGTAGAGGCAGTTTATTCTTATGGCGTTTTAGGTAGTTATGCGACAGCGTTCCACATGATGTCGGCGGAAACTGAAAAATGGGCAGGAGGATCAAATTTTTTGCTTGAATTGCGAGTTTTGGTAGGCAAGGTAATAACTACTATCGTTGCAGGGGCGACTGCCTTCTATGTTTCCCATGTTTCTTATATCACTTTGGGTGGCAATATCTCCACCTTCGAAAGCGAAAAACCAATTAGTGCTATAGTTGTGTACTTGCAATCGATGTATTTTTCGCTAACGACTTTGCTTACCGTTGGATATGGTGACATTAATCCAAAACCAGGTCTGGGTCAGCTCGTCTCGTTCTTAGTACAGCTGCAGAGCTTTGCGCTTTTGGGAATAGTTCTAACAACAATAGCCAGTTTTGCGTTACCTAAGTCAGAATGAATTTTTTTGCCTACTTAGGAGGAATTGCATAAACCAAGCGCTACACGAGAAGCCAAAAGCCGCAAGGTTTTTGGCTTCTCGTGAACTTTCCGTTATTTTCCTACTTTTAATTTTCTCAGTTTACTTGCAAAAAACAGCCCAAAAACCCCAAAAAACCGCTAATTTTCTTAACAAT from Thermodesulfobacteriota bacterium includes these protein-coding regions:
- a CDS encoding potassium channel family protein, translating into TFNELPMQVNYAFSGKSSFYFYAILHRKFKQFSIVVQTLANNGENYTIERRSDNDTSQQRFYELFEKHNGAFFPFGFKDYRLRRLIDRLDSGRIWRKARSIPFKIFQSFLYRFERLTFVITIYCAIVTPICKMEIVQSYFGYYTHCVLLAIMAIMLVIMNILLSVEAVYSYGVLGSYATAFHMMSAETEKWAGGSNFLLELRVLVGKVITTIVAGATAFYVSHVSYITLGGNISTFESEKPISAIVVYLQSMYFSLTTLLTVGYGDINPKPGLGQLVSFLVQLQSFALLGIVLTTIASFALPKSE